In the genome of Oxyura jamaicensis isolate SHBP4307 breed ruddy duck chromosome 13, BPBGC_Ojam_1.0, whole genome shotgun sequence, one region contains:
- the LOC118173860 gene encoding translation initiation factor IF-2-like yields MLDMITEEETASADIGMAWPGPLRRQPCSKEDTLPSTKMAARGREPRSAQDGRRAATHRINVPTTKMAARPAEWAEVKGGGSSALTQNGAAKPAGRDGAAGVGAGRRGRGRGGGAPGGGAEVARSLLQLVVISCGGSLLRRQGSAAAGRGAAAAAAAAAGGEERRRRRRREAPAAAPSTTRRAAAEDQSRPGSPAAGAPPARPEPWVRVALPLCRRRPPPEAASPRPAPGWFT; encoded by the exons ATGTTAGACATGATAACAGAGGAGGAAACAGCGTCAGCGGATATCGGCATGGCCTGGCCGGGCCCTCTCCGccggcagccctgcagcaaggAGGACACCCTGCCCTCCACAAAGATGGCCGCTCGGGGACGGGAACCTCGCTCAGCCCAAGATGGCCGCCGCGCCGCCACCCACCGGATCAACGTGCCCACAACAAAGATGGCTGCTCGACCCGCGGAGTGGGCGGAGGTgaagggaggggggagcagcGCCCTTACCCAAAATGGCGCCGCGAAGCCggcggggcgggacggggcggCCGGGGTTGGGGCGGGgaggcggggccgggggcggggcgggggcgcgcCCGGCGGCGGAGCGGAAGTGGCGCGGAGCCTCCTCCAGCTGGTTGTCATTTCGTGCGGCGGCTCGCTCCTGAGGAGACAGGGCtcggcggcggccgggcggggagcggcggcggcagcagcggcagcagcaggaggagaagaaaggaggaggaggaggaggagggaggcacCGGCTGCGGCACCGA GCACGACGAGGCGAGCGGCAGCCGAGGACCAGTCGCGGCCAGGCTCGCCGGCTGCTGGAGCTCCTCCCGCCCGCCCGGAGCCGTGGGTGCGTGTGGCGCTGCCCTTGTGCCGTCGCCGTCCGCCCCCGGAGGCAGCGTCCCCCCGCCCGGCGCCCGGCTGGTTTACATGA